In one window of Brachyhypopomus gauderio isolate BG-103 chromosome 16, BGAUD_0.2, whole genome shotgun sequence DNA:
- the cldn11a gene encoding claudin-11a, whose translation MANTCLQLTGFTVSFLGWIGLIIATATNDWVITCKYGMNTCRKMEELETKALWAECVISTALYHCISLTQILDLPAYIQTSRALMVTASILGLPAVFLVVMSMPCINLGNEPESAKNRRSVLGGILILLIAVCGIVSTVWFPIGAHWQYGLMSFGFSLYAGWLGAAGCLLGGCMLTCCSADSPAPYAADNNRFYYSRQGPANPAPPSSNHAKSAHV comes from the exons ATGGCGAATACGTGCTTGCAGCTGACGGGTTTCACGGTGAGCTTTCTGGGCTGGATCGGGCTGATTATCGCCACCGCTACTAATGACTGGGTCATCACCTGCAAATACGGCATGAACACCTGCAGGAagatggaggagctggagaCCAAGGCCCTGTGGGCGGAATGTGTCATTTCAACAGCGCTTTATCACTGTATCTCACTCACTCAGATCCTCGACCTGCCTG CGTATATTCAGACGTCTCGTGCCTTGATGGTCACCGCGTCGATTCTGGGTTTGCCTGCTGTCTTCCTCGTGGTCATGTCAATGCCCTGCATCAATCTGGGGAACGAACCCGAGAGCGCCAAGAACAGGCGCTCAGTCCTTGGAGGGATTCTTATACTACTAATAG CCGTGTGTGGGATCGTGTCCACCGTGTGGTTCCCCATCGGCGCCCACTGGCAGTACGGCCTGATGTCGTTtggcttctccctgtatgcAGGCTGGCTGGGTGCGGCCGGGTGCCTGCTGGGGGGCTGCATGTTGACCTGCTGTTCTGCTGACTCGCCCGCCCCCTACGCCGCAGACAACAACCGCTTCTACTACTCCAGGCAGGGCCcggctaaccccgcccccccctccAGCAACCACGCCAAGAGTGCTCACGTGTGA